A segment of the Candida albicans SC5314 chromosome 2, complete sequence genome:
AATCGATAGGATGCGGCGCCCCCTCAATGTGGAAAAGATGAAAAGACGATAGCCACAAAAACTATTATCAAATACATACTATTTCAACATGATTTCATTGACACTTGAGGGAGTTTAAGTTATGAACCCCAAAAGAAGACATGGATTATTTGATCCAGGATAGGTGATATAGAAAATACTTTTCTTGTGGCGCAATAAATCACTGGTCATACATATTCTTCAAGGGGGGGGTGCTCTTAGTgaggcaaaaaaaaaatatatgaGTAGAGAATACTAGAACTGAAATTACAAAGTTTAAAAGTataaatttctttcttgcCGTTTGACTTTTTCATTGTATTGGGtttatcttcttttcttattaATACCAGTTCTATTATATTgtcccttttttttggattatttaataaacgTACCAACCAAAATGCCTGTTCAACAGTCTCCTTCGAATACCACGCCCTCACAGCAAGAGcaatttatattaattGTTGCAGCAATAATATTACCTCCATTGGCTATATTTTTGAGCAAAAAGTATTCTATTTGGAATAAGGAATTTTGGATTTCTGTCGTTTTGACCTTGATTGGACATATTCCTGGTGCTATATTTGCTGTATACTATTTGTTGTATGTTCAATATCCACAACAAGGTGTTGAAGGTTACACTCAATTACCTGATGATGTGGAGCAACAATTACATGCTGAGCATCAACAAGAGCTGAACCAAGAGCAACAACAAGGTATTCGTATTTATCATGATGAAGAACATGTTCAACCCAAGGAGAATCAAATCTTGACTGCAAACGATTTGCCTAGTTATGACGACATTGTTGGTTCATCTGAGGGTACTACGGAACACCGCGATGTCAAGGGTGGAGACAATAAGATTCAACACTGAGTTGTCGTTGACCTATTTcacatatatattatattatattttagaACAATACATATTACTTTAAGTTGCTGATGGATACCATCGATTTGGCTACAAACCCTTCCAAATGGAAAATACTCTTCAGACCCAAACTCAATCGTTCGTCAAATATCGATGCTTGGTTTATTAATTCCAGAACTAATTCATTGTTGTTActaaaaatatcaattaagTCAAACAATAAAGTTTTCAAGATGATTCTTGCCGGGATGCAATGTGATAATAGCTCGTACAAGACTACTCTTGTTTTTGCCAATGTAGCCACATTCTGATTCTTTTGAATGCTGATCGCCATATTTCTAATGATTGCTTCCCAATCCAAAGCAATTTTGGCAACATCTGATCTAACATTAATAGTTTCATTTTGCATGCTTATCGTTTCAAAACTTAATAAACATCTTCTTAAATTTCTGTTGCTTGTTTCAGCAACTTTTGAGTAAAAATGGTTGATCTCAGAATCATTATGGGTGCTAAATTTTAAAGACTCTTTTTCTGCAACGTGACCCAAAATGTGATTAATATCGTCGACACTAGGACTTGGAATTCTCACTAGTAATGttcttgatttaattgGAGCAATGATGTTGGATATTGAATTacaaaccaaaatcaatctAATGTTTGATGAATATTTCTCCATGGTTCTTCTTAAAGCGGCTTGAGCATCTCTGCTCAAAGAATCGGCTTCATTGATTATAACAATCTTAAATCTATGTTTGGCTCGCAGTTGGTTGGCAAAATCAACTTGTTCGGTACTGGCAACatctttcaataaatccTGAATAACAACACGATCATTGTTGCCCATATCACTGGGTGTAATTTCCAAATGATTCGATGAACTTAAAACGTTGAATTCTAATTTTCTATTAGATGAAGTGACAAAATTTTTGACgtcaattttcaatttttcaacctGTGGtccaaaaatttcattcaatGTACAATAGATTCTGGTCTTTTTACCACTCCCACTAGGTCCATATACTAATAAATGAGGAAAGTCTCCTGACTTTGCTAAGGCTCTAAGACTATTCGTAATAGAATCATGATATGTCAATTGGTCCAAGGTTCTTGGACGATATTTATCTACCCAGAGTGACattctttaatttgttgTGGAAGCTGAGTGTGAAAAATACAGTTACTTGTATTCAtccagttttttttttttgtaagGACGCgttttcacttttttttgattttcatttttaaaacttAGCCCCAAGACTTTCCACTGACTTCCAAATATACCATCAGTAAACTCTGTACCAGAAACAAACAACTTTAATCATGAATTGTTTGTGTGATAGATGTATTACACATATTGCAGACTACAGACTATAGACTTACTCAACGAATTActgattttcaatattaattatataccaaaaattatatatacTACACACAAATTAACATTCATCTCCCACTGTAGCTTCACAGCAACTTAATCCCATATTAACTATCGTATAGTAAACGCAGCAAAACTATATGCATTTCGGttctcttcttttcttatcTTCCCGCATTATATTTTTGGCTTGGTTCTAATGAAATGAGTAGGGCACTCATAACCACCAGAATTTTTAGTCAAATAGTTTTGATGATAGTCTTCAGCGTCATACCAGTTATATATCGTTTCAATGGTGGTGGCAATCTTATGATTAGGATACCATTCCTTTTGGAATTGATCTCTTATTTTCAATGCAAGAGACTTATCTTCGTCGTCAAAAGTGAAAATAGCTGATCTGTATTGAGTGCCCACATCAGGTCCTTGGGAATTCACTGTAGTAGGATCATgcattttgaaaaatatatctAAAATCTCTGCTAACTTCAATTGAGATGGCTCGTATGATATTTGAACAGTTTCGGCATAATCAGTAGTACCTGTGCACACTTTCTCGTATGTTACGTTAGAAATTGACGGTTTACCATTAGCATATCCGACTTTAATGTCTACTAGACCCTTGTTTGTAAACTGTTTTCTAAATACATTTTCGACCCCCCAGAAACAACCCGCTGAAAGATTGATGAGCTTGGAAGTTGAAGTTTTAAGAATAGTTGGTGAAATAGTCGATACCATTATTGAATCAAGTGGTGAATTTGTAAATGTCTAGTACAgaaatgaagaaagaaagaaaggtCGAGGAAACTAAAACTGTGGTGGCGATGCTTTTTATTAGTCATGTTATTGCAAAACTGGTATAGGTTTACTAGAACaatgggaaaaaaaatttcgtGAGTGGTCACGTGATATTGCCAcattttatattataatttctCCGATACTTCGGTTTTattgttcttcttttttaggGGACATCGATTTATACACACTTTAATCCTACTTCCTTTTAAACCCAAATatacttcttcttctttcagTGGTGTTACCATTTCCAGATGTTGTGCTACTTGTGGAAGGTTTTCTTTCCATCGGTGGTATATTTCCACTATTACTGGTCTCGGTATTCCTTCTCTTCAAATTACCAACCCAAGATTTCTTCTCTTTAACCTCTTTAATGGGAGCACCTGGAGCAAGGTTAGCATTCATACTATTGCTACGAGAAATTGGAGCTGGGGGTTTGTCATCCTtgtcaaatttgaaatttttgaatacGTTTGTCTTTTTAGTCGCCTCATTCACATTGAAAGAGGCAATGGAAGAAGCTTCTGATTTGGTATCAAGATAGTCATTGTTAACCGAAGTTGCAAGTGTGCTTGATTCGTCCTCTGTTTGCTTGAAAGAGTAATCGTCGTTGCCATTGTAAATATCCTCAGGATTAAAACCAAATTCAGGATCGTATTTCGCCTGCCTGTAGAATAAAATGTAAGCACTTGCTAGGCCGGGTCCATTACCAAAAAACCTCATTACATATGAATCCTCCACCAATTCAACAGTTTCgtcatcaaataataaccATAATCCAGCTTTGATTTTGCATAACGAAACATAATGTCCATGCATCGGTCCACCACCAATGTGAATAACTAATGCATACAATTCATACAACAAATCCGTCAACGATTCATCATCAGTAGTGTTAAACAATCGCAACTTGAAAGGGTAATTTATGGAATCAAAAAGTTTAACCATCTTGTCCATTTGTTCATCGTACTTGaatcttttcaaattgataacaAGCACTTCGGGCAATTTTTTGagttttattgttttcacTGCCTCTTGTAAGGAAGAACAGGTGTTGCAATAAAACTTATTCTGATGAGTTAAAGTTTCTGACTTTgagaaattatttaatgcATAACTTAATGAAAAAGCACTTTCTCCTGGTGGTATATCAATGGACAAATCTAGAAATAGTTCCTGTTTAGATGTGATCTTTTCACAAGATAAGCATTTGGTTTCATTGGTGATTAGACCTCGGAAAATATCACTGCACCAGTTTTTATCGTTAGTGAAACCCTCTTTGTTCAAACtttcaatgatttcattggtcaaataattgaaaaactcATGAGCATCATGATGCATATTGTTCTGACGAAACAAAAAGTTCTTTTCTTTGAGTTTCTGAATAAAGTAGGTTGGTGATACTACTCCAATGGTAGATTTGTTTTCAACCATactttcaaataaatcCTTCAACGCATATAGCAAGGCTGTATCTTCTTGTTGCTCGCTGGGAAGTTGCAATGATGTATCTAGGTTGATAATTGGTCCATTGATCAAGGCTGATCTCTTTCTCTGATCGCCACTGGGATCCGAATTGAATGGGTTAATTGGTGTGTTCAAGTTAGATTCGGGATGTGGTATTCCAACTATTATAGCACTAGAAGTAGTGCTAATAGACCCTTCTTGTATAgtttgttgtggttgatCATTGAGTAGCATAGATGAGCTTTGTGAATAATCATTTCTATTGTCGTCGTCAACAGGCTTTTTAGCtgtttgattgattgacGGCCTTGTTACCAAGATATCTAACTTTTGAAATTCTGGAGATTTGCTTATTTTTATGCGTTGTTCCAACGATAGAGCCTCACAGTCTTTGGCTTTGTCGATATATTTCATATATAGTTTTTTTGAATCATCAATAGCTACAGGAACCGTTGTAGTTGAGGTATTGACTGAATTGTTAAATTTAATACCAAAAATGGATCCTTTTCTACTACCTTGTTTGGGTCTTTCTTCAGTAGCCGTGTTTGAATTCAGTGATGCCAGCTTCCCTCCTTGTTCTCGTAGTTTCTTTTGTACAAGTTGTTCGTATTTGCTTGTGAAACTATGGGGTTTGACTCCTGTAACAATAAGTTTAGGATCATGCTTTGTTTGGTTATGTTGGATTAGTTTCAATCTGAAACTTTCCGTGTAGTATAAACATTGTAGTATAGAATTGCAATAGCATGTGTTTCCAAAATTCTCCATCccaaatattttatctGATCCATCACCGAATAATAGATTGTCGGTTTCACTGTTCCCCATGGTTGGCTGTTTGTAGtatcaaaaataaaccaaatgaaaaaataatggCACAAATTAATGAGTCTAAGAGCTgataacaaaaaataaagctgaaaaaattgacaatCTGTTCGTATCAATGGCTGGGAATAGTGTGTTGATTATGCCAGCACAGTTAGTAACACACCAGAATACTGTTGACATGAGTGAGCGTTTTAGTTTAAACGATacaagacaagaaaaaagtaGTAGAACTAAGACTGGGTGTTGGGATCTTCcaggaaaaaaaagacagTATTGAGCATTGGTGCACGTACTACAAATATTTCTTGCAACCTTAACCTATTCCGGTTTCATTAACTGGCTAAGGTGATGTGACCTTTGATGAACAGGTTGCAAAGGCGTAGAGGCTTCAACAGTTTTGTAGTATCAGTGTACACAATGTTCAAAGTTAATTCCACTAATGGAGAAGTGGGGCCAAGATGCTTCTTCTTAGCTCTAGTTTTCTACGTTCTGGATTTGGTTGTGGAGCAGTAGAGGtttcttggtgtttttctatttcctgttttgatatatttaatttacaATGTGGCTTATAGAAAGGCTTAAAGTGTATTCGGTGGTTGAGGATCTCCAAAACAATACACAAAACAAAGTTGAATTTGCAGATAATCTTGGTAGCTTAAAGTCAAAAAGAGTTTTTCGGAAAATAACGGTTTTTGTAAGCAACGGGAAGAGACAAGGTCAATGTCTATGCATTTTAGACGAGATGTGCGTGGTACTGTCCTTGTTTGAATCGGTTTGCAAGCGATTGGTAAACTTTCGCCAATTCAATGTCGTGGCCATTGAATCTTTGTTGAATgtcaataaaaatataagtTTAGTCAAGTTTCTATTAGCTGTAAGTTATGTTGGTGgctgttttttttaaagaCGGTTAAGTTAGCAGAGTCTTCTATTACTAAATAAACGGTGTAAACAAAGACATGGTATAGTTTAGAATCACACATTTCAAGAGTTTTAACTAAAATGCTGTTTTTTTGTCATTATTTGGCATCAATTCTtgtataaaaaaaattagtttAGACCAGATTGTTGTAATCTTGAGTACTAGTAAGGAGTGAAGTTAAAGATATTATATTAAAAATGGTTGTACAAGAAAACGTTCATCTACAGTTACTCCTCAACTCAATATATAAACATTGGTATACTTGAGCTTTAAACAAGATGACATAAATATAGAAAAGCTGAGGACTCAATCCATAGCAACGTGTTCACATTTTTTGTGCCTGCCCCTTGAAGAGTCATATATacttataaaaaaaattattcttCATAATAGTTTTGTTAAGAGTGGTGctaatttgattgttgtttattatcaaactCACATTATGTACCTGCTACTTTGATTGAGCGTATAACAATTTTTACTAATTCATTGGTGGCATCAATCTAGTGTTGTTCGCTTTCTGCAACAAAATAATCGTAAATATCAGGAACCTTGAAATTTACTTCCTCGGTTGAATCAGCTCGTCCAATATAGTCTGTCTGGTTGTCATTATCTCCTCAATACTGCATGATACATTGGTCAAATCTTCCAATGTCATTAGCTACGCTAGTCAATTTTCTCTGATAACATGATAGTAATAACAACGCGGTTCAGTTAAATTACGGTGATACAATGATTTCGGGAGTTTGTCAATCGAAAACGAGTCATTTCCACTTTACCAGCACAGCAACCTTTGTGTTATTCTTTTAGTCAAGAATAGttgaactaaaaaaaaaagaaatcccATATCGGATAGTCAGGCAAATTATTGTGTGTTTGTACACGCCACAGCGGTTCTTTTCTCCGACTTTACCCCCACTCCCTTTCCCGCATCCCACACACTAATAAGAAGGAGaaagtggtggtggtgtgtTAATCGAAGGAGTCCCTTAATGTTAATATCGTACATCAATTGTTAATTTGTAGATCTTAATCAAATACTTTCAAATAGCAATTTCATACTTTAATTAGCAGTATTTCATAACCGACATAACACCTCAATAGACCATTTACAAACCAGTAAGCAAgacaagaaaataaatgttAATTAGGAAAGTATATTTTTCGTaacctttcttttttacacgaaaatcaaatcaattttgcaGGCTTGAATGGTGGGGGCATAAAAACGTCTccagaaatttttttaaataaaatgggaccattttttggtttgacttcataaatcaatttcttggtttctttttggaATTAGATTTGATTACAAAGATGAGGCAGGCTCATACCTCGAAAATCACCAGAGGAGGAAGGTGATGGTGTGTGTGTCATGTCTGTTGAGTGATTTTTATCNNNNNNNNNNNNNNNNNNNNNNNNTCCACATTTAAGCAATTATAAGGCGAGTCGTGTTAATTTggttaaaaataaaagaaattattatgCATTTCACGCAGATACTGATCTCAGACAACGTAATTTCATCCGAACTGAACATTCACATAGGCTGCATACAATAGAggcatttttttttctcaattGTGCTTTTTTCTCAATAGAACAAGAATTGAGAAAAAgacaaacaataaagttTAACTATTTTGTTCATTTAGTCACAAAActagttttatttttttttgtcatgGCTCGAGTTAATCCGAAGAGTTTGTTCATCACCACGCCACACGCCTAGATTTTacagaaaacaaaaaaaaatgatctTAGAAGTGTCAAAACTTTACAAACTTTCTTTGTATTTGCGGGTTTTTATTAATCACTACTTTTTGTTGTACTtggaataataatagtaccgaaaaaaattaagaacCATTTACAAGCTGTTTCaagtttttgttatttgttttCGGAATATCTTTTTAAAccataaaaatttttccttattttgtgtgtgttttgtaataccaaaaataaatattcaagACCTACACAATTGCacagaaaattttttccgGTCGGAGAATTTTCATGCACTGCATGTTATTAATTTTACCAAACTCGACTGATTAttaggaaaaaaaaaaaaaacacgGAAAAACTAATGCAGATGCACAAAAAAGAGCTTGTCTTTCGGgcgagaaaaaaaaattttcacttGTTGAAAGCCTCTACATCAACAATACTAACACAATCACCCTACACTGCTGGTATTTCCTCAAGTCAAATTTTATAACACTTTATGGATACCAAACTGAACTGATAATCTTTATATCGTTAGTAGTGGACAAAAAACTCTAGCTATGTAATCGGTATGTAAATACAAATATCGAATACTTGTCGTCCGCttgctttttttgttattcGGTAACAATTGTAAAAATTCTAATTTCCATACCAAATGATGAGATCGGAAAAAAATATGCACAATTTCTAAAAAACTGctcgaaaaaaaaaggttgagattttttttatgtgTTTTTTCTGGGTCACTCACTAAAACGGCATACATGCGAATGTCCCCATAGCACCACTCCACTTCCCCCATGgcaaaatgaaaaagaatagtcaaaaaaaaaggaaaaaccACCAACTCTTACTAAAACATAGATTTCAGAACAATTCTTGAAGGTATAAATATGTAGTAGTTTTCCATCAATGCTCCGAGTttagtttcatttttcctttttctctttttctacATCATCCTcacaacaatttcaaatatgtCTCAAGACAACGTCTCATCAACATCTACAGCTGAGGCTgtaaataatgaaatcaaagtCAAAGATGAATTTCCACAAGAAGAACAAGCTCATACTAGTTTAGAAGATAAACCAGTGAGTGCATACATTGGTATCATCATTATGTGTTTCCTTATTGCCTTTGgtggttttgtttttggtttcGATACTGGTACTATTTCCGGTTTTATTAATATGTCTGACTTTTTAGAAAGATTCGGTGGTACTAAAGCTGACGGTACTCTTTACTTTTCCAATGTCAGAACTGGTTTAATGATTGGTTTGTTCAACGCTGGTTGTGCCATTGGTGCATTATTCTTGTCCAAAGTCGGTGATATGTATGGTAGAAGAGTTGGTATCATGACTGCTATGATTGTCTATATTGTTGGTattattgttcaaattgCTTCTCAACATGCTTGGTATCAAGTCATGATTGGTAGAATTATTACTGGTCTTGCCGTCGGTATGTTATCAGTTTTATGTCCTTTGTTCATTTCCGAAGTTTCTCCAAAACATTTGAGAGGTACTTTGGTGTGCTGTTTCCAATTGATGATTACCTTGGGTATCTTCTTGGGTTATTGTACTACCTATGGTACTAAGAGTTACTCAGACTCTAGACAATGGAGAATTCCATTGGGTTTATGTTTTGCTTGGGCTTTATGTTTGGTTGCTGGTATGGTTAGAATGCCAGAATCTCCACGTTACCTTGTCGGTAAAGACAGAATTGAAGATGCTAAAATGTCACTTGCCAAAACTAACAAAGTTTCCCCAGAGGACCCAGCCTTATACCGTGAACTTCAATTAATCCAAGCTGGTgttgaaagagaaagattGGCCGGTAAGGCATCTTGGGGTACTTTATTCAATGGTAAACCAAGAATCTTTGAAAGAGTTATTGTTGGTGTCATGTTACAAGCCTTACAACAATTAACTGGTGATAACTATTTCTTCTACTACAGTACCACCATTTTCAAGTCCGTTGGTATGAATGATTCCTTCGAAACTTCTATCATTATTGGTGTTATTAACTTTGCGTCCACTTTTGTTGGTATCTACGCTATTGAAAGAATGGGTAGAAGACTCTGTTTGTTAACTGGTTCCGTTGCCATGTCAATCTGTTTCTTAATCTATTCCTTGGTTGGTACTCAACATCTTTATATTGACAAACCAGGTGGTGCTAGTAGAAAACCAGATGGTGATGCCATGATCTTTATGACTTCACTTTATGTGTTCTTCTTTGCTTCTACATGGGCTGGTGGTGTTTACTCCATTATTTCTGAACTTTATCCATTGAAAGTTAGAAGTAAGGCTATGGGTTTAGCTAATGCTTCCAATTGGACCTGGGGTTTcttaatttctttctttactTCATTTATTACTGATGCCATCCACTTCTACTACGGTTTCGTCTTTATGGGATGTTTAGTTTTCTCCATTTTCTTTGTCTACTTTATGGTTTACGAAACTAAAGGTCTTACCTtggaagaaattgatgaattgtaCTCCACCAAAGTCCTTCCATGGAAATCAGCTGGTTGGGTGCCACCTTCCGAAGAAGAAATGGCAACCTCTACGGGATATGCTGGTGATGCCAAACCAGAAGAGGAACACgtttaatgatttaagaaaaataaatgcaCAAGTTGCGGTTatgttttaatttgttcTCCAAATGATTTTAATGTTTAGCAATGaatttacaaaatgaaaaaaaataataagtTTTACGAAAATGTTTAATATAGTTATAGAATTTAgacaaaatatattttaatgcatataaattgatataCTAATTATAACTGATACTAATTGGTACTGTAGTTTTTACTTAATAGTAAAGGGGAAGCTCCTGGCTTTGTGACAAAGTTATGAATAAACAATTAACCACTGaatattcatttttcaaatcagtTGATCATATACATATGCGGGATTTGGACCTCCTGATATCTAATCAACTAGTCTTGCAACCGAATAGTATCAATCTTCAAAGGATGTAAAAACAACACACAAATTTCTGCTATTGTGTATACTCCTTATTCCAAAACCTGCATGAAATGCTCTTTAGTTTTGAGATGAGTCCTTCAGCATGATTACGTAGTGGATTTCcccaattttattttcttccaATTGGTTTATTCTTGTATCGAAAAATGAGGGCACACTTTGAATACACATCCCCATATATCTTTGATGATCATTTAAGAGCAATCACCTGAGATGGGTCTCCAGTTTTAACAATTAAGAGTTTATGCCGATCCTAGTCTTATGGTTATATTGAgtgttttctttattttaaGTCTATTTGCTTTGTGtgggttttttttaaatgataaGAAATCTGCAGCAATAGTAAAACTAGAGAGGGaacaaaggaaaaaaaCTCATGACAATaagattttcaattcttttttttttctatcaCTCATTTTCCACCAGTGGTGTCGCTGGATAACAATAAACTAATAGATTTAGATTTCCGCTTTCTTATTCTTTTGTGCATTAAAGCAACCTAAAGAGTTTGATGCACGTTTTATTACTAAAGCTTGACATACACAAACtagtttgtttttctaaagaaaaaaagaaaagaggCAATCTCTCGATGATGTGCTTGTTATTGTTCAAGAAGTTAGTGTCGTCATTCTCCTCCGGATAGTTTAGATTTGAATGCTGAagagttgaaaaaaaattgcttCCGATAGCAATATAAATACAGCAAGATGTCGACCGttcttgttttaatttatttttggatgtgaaatttttaaatcattgcaaattcaaattattcaaaatgtCCTCAACTAATTCAACAGAAAACCATGCTGTGGAGGAGAAGTATGAAGatccacaacaacaacaacaacaacaacaacaacaacaacaacaacaacaacaaaaagatgCCTTGGCCAAAAAGCCTATGTCTGCGTATATTGGTATCAGTATAATGTGTGTTCTTATTGCCTTTGGTGGTTTTGTTTTCGGTTTCGATACCGGTACCATTTCTGGTTTTATTAATATGTCTGACTTTTTAGAAAGATTCGGTGGTACTAGAGCTGACGGTACTCTTTACTTTTCCAACGTTAGAACTGGTTTATTGATTGGTTTGTTCAATGTGGGTTGTGCCATTGGTGCATTATTCTTGTCCAAAGTCGGTGATATGTACGGTAGAAGAGTTGGTATCATGACTGCTATGATCATTTATATTGTTGGTATTATTGTCCAAATTGCTTCTCAACATGCTTGGTATCAAGTTATGATTGGTAGAATCATTACTGGTCTCGCTGTCGGTACATTGAGTGTCTTGTGTCCATTATTTA
Coding sequences within it:
- a CDS encoding uncharacterized protein (Plasma membrane-associated protein; induced in cyr1 or ras1 mutant; induced by hypoxia, ketoconazole and during growth in the mouse cecum; induced in oralpharyngeal candidasis; Spider biofilm induced); translated protein: MPVQQSPSNTTPSQQEQFILIVAAIILPPLAIFLSKKYSIWNKEFWISVVLTLIGHIPGAIFAVYYLLYVQYPQQGVEGYTQLPDDVEQQLHAEHQQESNQEQQQGIRIYHDEEHVQPKENQILTANDLPSYDDIVGSSEGTTEHRDVKGGDNKIQH
- the RFC5 gene encoding replication factor C subunit 5 (Putative heteropentameric replication factor C subunit; periodic mRNA expression, peak at cell-cycle G1/S phase); protein product: MSLWVDKYRPRTLDQLTYHDSITNSLRALAKSGDFPHLLVYGPSGSGKKTRIYCTLNEIFGPQVEKLKIDVKNFVTSSNRKLEFNVLSSSNHLEITPSDMGNNDRVVIQDLLKDVASTEQVDFANQSRAKHRFKIVIINEADSLSRDAQAALRRTMEKYSSNIRLILVCNSISNIIAPIKSRTLLVRIPSPSVDDINHILGHVAEKESLKFSTHNDSEINHFYSKVAETSNRNLRRCLLSFETISMQNETINVRSDVAKIALDWEAIIRNMAISIQKNQNVATLAKTRVVLYELLSHCIPARIILKTLLFDLIDIFSNNNELVSELINQASIFDERLSLGSKSIFHLEGFVAKSMVSISNLK
- the MXR1 gene encoding peptide-methionine-S-sulfoxide reductase (Putative methionine sulfoxide reductase; Plc1-regulated; induced by human neutrophils, flucytosine; macrophage regulated (gene induced, protein decreased); possibly adherence-induced; Spider biofilm induced); amino-acid sequence: MVSTISPTILKTSTSKLINLSAGCFWGVENVFRKQFTNKGLVDIKVGYANGKPSISNVTYEKVCTGTTDYAETVQISYEPSQLKLAEILDIFFKMHDPTTVNSQGPDVGTQYRSAIFTFDDEDKSLALKIRDQFQKEWYPNHKIATTIETIYNWYDAEDYHQNYLTKNSGGYECPTHFIRTKPKI
- the UBP13 gene encoding ubiquitin-specific protease (Ortholog of S. cerevisiae Ubp13; putative ubiquitin carboxyl-terminal hydrolase; flow model biofilm induced; rat catheter biofilm repressed); this translates as MGNSETDNLLFGDGSDKIFGMENFGNTCYCNSILQCLYYTESFRLKLIQHNQTKHDPKLIVTGVKPHSFTSKYEQLVQKKLREQGGKSASSNSNTATEERPKQGSRKGSIFGIKFNNSVNTSTTTVPVAIDDSKKLYMKYIDKAKDCEALSLEQRIKISKSPEFQKLDILVTRPSINQTAKKPVDDDNRNDYSQSSSMLLNDQPQQTIQEGSISTTSSAIIVGIPHPESNLNTPINPFNSDPSGDQRKRSALINGPIINLDTSLQLPSEQQEDTALLYALKDLFESMVENKSTIGVVSPTYFIQKLKEKNFLFRQNNMHHDAHEFFNYLTNEIIESLNKEGFTNDKNWCSDIFRGLITNETKCLSCEKITSKQELFLDLSIDIPPGESAFSLSYALNNFSKSETLTHQNKFYCNTCSSLQEAVKTIKLKKLPEVLVINLKRFKYDEQMDKMVKLFDSINYPFKLRLFNTTDDESLTDLLYELYALVIHIGGGPMHGHYVSLCKIKAGLWLLFDDETVELVEDSYVMRFFGNGPGLASAYILFYRQAKYDPEFGFNPEDIYNGNDDYSFKQTEDESSTLATSVNNDYLDTKSEASSIASFNVNEATKKTNVFKNFKFDKDDKPPAPISRSNSMNANLAPGAPIKEVKEKKSWVGNLKRRNTETSNSGNIPPMERKPSTSSTTSGNGNTTERRRSIFGFKRK
- the HGT7 gene encoding Hgt7p (Putative MFS glucose transporter; glucose, fluconazole, Snf3 induced, expressed at high glucose; 20 member C. albicans glucose transporter family; 12 TM regions predicted; flow model biofilm induced; Spider biofilm repressed), encoding MSQDNVSSTSTAEAVNNEIKVKDEFPQEEQAHTSLEDKPVSAYIGIIIMCFLIAFGGFVFGFDTGTISGFINMSDFLERFGGTKADGTLYFSNVRTGLMIGLFNAGCAIGALFLSKVGDMYGRRVGIMTAMIVYIVGIIVQIASQHAWYQVMIGRIITGLAVGMLSVLCPLFISEVSPKHLRGTLVCCFQLMITLGIFLGYCTTYGTKSYSDSRQWRIPLGLCFAWALCLVAGMVRMPESPRYLVGKDRIEDAKMSLAKTNKVSPEDPALYRELQLIQAGVERERLAGKASWGTLFNGKPRIFERVIVGVMLQALQQLTGDNYFFYYSTTIFKSVGMNDSFETSIIIGVINFASTFVGIYAIERMGRRLCLLTGSVAMSICFLIYSLVGTQHLYIDKPGGASRKPDGDAMIFMTSLYVFFFASTWAGGVYSIISELYPLKVRSKAMGLANASNWTWGFLISFFTSFITDAIHFYYGFVFMGCLVFSIFFVYFMVYETKGLTLEEIDELYSTKVLPWKSAGWVPPSEEEMATSTGYAGDAKPEEEHV